One window from the genome of Thermus hydrothermalis encodes:
- a CDS encoding stage V sporulation protein S — protein METLRVSSKSRPNSVAGAIAALLRTKGEVEVQAIGPQAVNQAVKAIAIARGYIAPDNLDLVVKPAFVKLELENEERTALKFSIKAHPLES, from the coding sequence GTGGAAACGTTGCGCGTCTCTTCCAAGTCCCGCCCCAACTCCGTGGCCGGCGCCATTGCGGCGCTTTTGCGCACCAAAGGCGAGGTGGAGGTGCAGGCCATCGGGCCCCAGGCGGTGAACCAGGCGGTGAAGGCCATCGCCATCGCCCGGGGGTACATCGCCCCCGATAACCTGGACCTGGTGGTCAAGCCCGCCTTCGTCAAGCTGGAGCTGGAGAACGAGGAGCGGACCGCCCTGAAGTTCAGCATCAAGGCCCATCCCCTGGAGTCTTGA
- a CDS encoding RsmB/NOP family class I SAM-dependent RNA methyltransferase encodes MRAANPRALALALLLEVERGGGAQQLLDRALDRVAWPERDKAYVTHLVYGALRRLRLLDHLLAPHLPHPEKLPPLVRWALRLGALEWLLGKPDHARVSPWVEAVKGRYPRLAGLVNAVLRRLAPREAPECVRLSLPDWLCERWRGFFGSLDFAQGFNEPAPLFVTALRQVEGLRPGPIPDSYVWEGTKTDFSALGLQPQNPASLFAAQLLEAQRGEKVLDLCGGAGLKAFYWASRGAEVVSYDLNPKRQEAGKRTAEKLGLKVAYRTQDLTLPIPERAKKVLLDAPCTGTGTFRSHPERRYRLAPEDPGRMAELQLKLLETAASATEAGGVLVYAVCSLTEEEGEGVARAFLARHPEFRLEPFSCPLPVLREGLGVHVAPEGGLDGFYYLRLRKVDSRA; translated from the coding sequence TTGAGGGCCGCGAACCCTAGGGCCCTGGCCCTCGCCCTTCTCCTCGAGGTGGAGCGGGGGGGAGGGGCCCAGCAACTTCTGGACCGGGCCCTGGACCGGGTGGCCTGGCCGGAAAGGGACAAGGCCTACGTTACCCACCTGGTCTACGGGGCCCTTAGGCGCCTTCGGCTTTTGGACCACCTCCTCGCCCCCCACCTGCCGCATCCGGAGAAGCTCCCTCCCTTGGTGCGCTGGGCCTTGCGCCTTGGGGCGTTGGAGTGGCTCTTGGGCAAGCCCGACCACGCCCGGGTGAGCCCCTGGGTGGAGGCGGTGAAGGGGCGCTACCCCCGGCTCGCCGGGCTCGTGAACGCCGTCTTGCGCCGCTTGGCGCCCAGGGAGGCCCCGGAGTGCGTGCGCCTTTCCCTTCCCGACTGGCTTTGCGAGAGGTGGCGGGGCTTTTTCGGGAGCCTGGACTTCGCCCAAGGCTTCAACGAGCCCGCTCCCCTTTTCGTCACCGCCTTGCGCCAGGTGGAGGGGCTAAGGCCCGGGCCTATCCCCGATAGCTACGTCTGGGAGGGCACGAAGACCGATTTCTCCGCCCTTGGCCTCCAGCCGCAAAACCCCGCCTCGCTCTTCGCCGCCCAGCTCCTAGAGGCGCAAAGGGGGGAGAAGGTCTTGGACCTTTGCGGCGGGGCGGGGCTAAAGGCGTTTTATTGGGCAAGCCGCGGGGCGGAGGTGGTTTCCTACGACCTCAACCCCAAGCGGCAGGAGGCGGGCAAGCGCACGGCGGAGAAGCTCGGCCTAAAGGTGGCCTACCGCACCCAGGACCTCACCCTCCCTATCCCCGAGCGGGCGAAGAAGGTGCTTCTGGATGCCCCCTGCACCGGCACGGGCACCTTCCGCAGCCACCCCGAGCGCCGCTACCGCCTCGCCCCGGAGGACCCAGGCCGCATGGCCGAGCTTCAGCTAAAGCTTTTGGAAACTGCCGCCTCGGCCACGGAGGCGGGAGGGGTGCTGGTCTACGCCGTCTGCTCCTTGACGGAGGAGGAGGGGGAAGGGGTGGCGCGGGCGTTTCTGGCCAGGCACCCCGAGTTCCGCCTCGAGCCCTTTTCCTGCCCCTTGCCGGTGCTTCGGGAGGGCCTTGGGGTACACGTGGCCCCGGAGGGGGGCTTGGACGGGTTTTATTACCTGCGCCTGCGGAAGGTAGACTCTAGGGCATGA
- the proC gene encoding pyrroline-5-carboxylate reductase, whose amino-acid sequence MRLAFLGLGKMGRSILKGALERGFLRPEEVGVVGRTPERTEELARAFGIKPLSLKDLAQAERVLLAVQPRDFPHLAPEIAFPQVGYISIMAGVSTAVLARRLDSRRVVRAMPNLAAVIGESSTALTALREAREAKDLDFARALFATVGDVYEIPEHLFDPFTAMSASAPAYLAVVAEALADAGVKMGMPRALALRLAAEALAATGELLKTRHPAQLKDEVASPGGTTIHGLHALEARALRAAFFEAVEAATRRGHELGEAE is encoded by the coding sequence ATGAGGCTTGCCTTCTTGGGCCTGGGGAAGATGGGCCGGAGCATCCTGAAAGGGGCCCTGGAACGGGGGTTTTTGCGCCCCGAGGAGGTGGGGGTGGTGGGGCGCACCCCGGAGCGCACGGAGGAGTTGGCGCGCGCCTTTGGCATCAAACCCCTGAGCCTCAAGGACCTGGCGCAGGCGGAGCGGGTCCTCCTGGCGGTGCAGCCCAGGGACTTCCCCCACCTGGCCCCGGAGATCGCCTTCCCCCAGGTGGGGTATATCTCCATCATGGCGGGGGTGTCCACGGCGGTCCTCGCCCGTAGGCTGGACTCGAGGCGGGTGGTGCGGGCCATGCCCAACCTGGCGGCGGTGATCGGGGAAAGCTCCACCGCCCTCACGGCGTTGCGCGAGGCCCGGGAGGCGAAGGACCTAGACTTCGCCCGGGCCCTTTTTGCCACCGTGGGGGACGTGTACGAGATCCCGGAGCACCTCTTTGACCCCTTCACCGCCATGTCCGCTTCCGCCCCCGCCTACCTGGCGGTGGTGGCGGAGGCCTTGGCGGACGCCGGGGTGAAGATGGGGATGCCCAGGGCCCTGGCCCTGCGCCTGGCGGCGGAGGCCTTGGCGGCCACGGGGGAGCTCCTCAAGACCCGCCATCCCGCCCAGCTAAAGGACGAGGTGGCGAGCCCCGGGGGCACCACCATCCACGGCCTGCACGCCCTCGAGGCCCGCGCCCTCCGCGCCGCCTTCTTTGAGGCGGTGGAGGCGGCCACCCGGCGGGGGCACGAGCTCGGGGAGGCGGAGTAG
- a CDS encoding glycosyltransferase family 2 protein, with the protein MAATVLIPAYNEEATIAQVVRVAQEAGFPVVVADDGSKDGTAQRAEEAGAEVVRLPENRGKGGAIAEGLKRVMTPHVILLDADLLGLKPEHLHALLDPVRRGEAEMAVGVFQGGRLSTDLAMRLTPFLSGQRALATPALREVPGLERARYDLELLLTRHAKARGWRVRYLPLPGVSQVMKEEKRGLLPGFLHRMRMYREILRYYLRAHLG; encoded by the coding sequence ATGGCGGCCACGGTCCTCATCCCCGCCTATAACGAGGAGGCCACCATCGCCCAGGTGGTGCGGGTGGCCCAGGAAGCGGGCTTTCCCGTGGTGGTGGCGGACGATGGCTCTAAGGACGGCACGGCCCAAAGGGCCGAGGAGGCGGGGGCGGAGGTGGTGCGCCTCCCCGAGAACCGGGGCAAGGGCGGGGCCATCGCCGAGGGGCTTAAGCGGGTAATGACCCCCCACGTGATCCTCCTGGACGCCGACCTCCTCGGGCTCAAGCCCGAACACCTCCACGCCCTTCTGGACCCCGTGCGCAGGGGAGAGGCGGAGATGGCCGTGGGGGTCTTCCAGGGGGGGCGGCTTTCCACGGACCTGGCCATGCGCCTCACCCCCTTCCTCTCGGGGCAGCGGGCCCTGGCCACCCCAGCCCTCCGGGAGGTGCCGGGCCTGGAAAGGGCCCGCTACGACCTAGAACTCCTCCTCACCCGCCACGCCAAGGCCCGGGGCTGGCGGGTGCGCTACCTGCCCTTGCCGGGGGTGAGCCAGGTGATGAAGGAGGAGAAGCGGGGCCTTCTCCCGGGGTTTCTCCACCGGATGCGCATGTACCGGGAGATCCTCCGCTACTACCTCAGGGCGCACCTGGGGTGA
- a CDS encoding M50 family metallopeptidase — protein sequence MSLLWFLLIIGVSVFVHELGHYLAAKLQGVRVKAFSVGFGPILLRRQAFGTEWRLSAIPLGGYADIEGLLPEERGRGYDALPFLGKLLVLVAGVAMNVLLAWGLLGYLFSAQGVPEATGRAVVLEVVPGSLAERAGLKPQDVLLAVDGIPFQKPQDIEKVKTPGPHTLTVLRHGEEVQLSLTWEPGMERLGLVYQPEVAYRRVGFGEGLLLAASRTLAFGPEMVRALVGGLFGVLSGNPNSGVMGPVGIVAETGRAAQEGLFRLVELMAAINLSLALFNLLPIPALDGGRILLLFLGRLFRIRPEQEAVVHYLGFLFLILLVLLVTFQDLRRLLGG from the coding sequence ATGAGCCTTCTTTGGTTTCTCCTCATCATCGGCGTGAGCGTCTTCGTGCACGAGCTTGGGCACTACCTGGCGGCCAAGCTCCAGGGGGTGCGGGTCAAGGCCTTCAGCGTGGGCTTCGGGCCCATCCTCCTGAGGCGGCAAGCCTTCGGCACCGAGTGGCGGCTTTCCGCCATCCCCTTGGGCGGCTACGCCGACATTGAAGGCCTCCTCCCCGAGGAGCGAGGCCGAGGCTACGACGCCCTCCCCTTCCTCGGGAAACTCCTCGTCCTGGTGGCCGGGGTGGCGATGAACGTGCTCTTGGCCTGGGGGCTTCTCGGCTACCTCTTTAGCGCCCAAGGGGTGCCCGAGGCCACGGGCCGGGCGGTGGTCCTGGAGGTGGTGCCGGGGAGTCTGGCGGAAAGGGCGGGGCTAAAGCCCCAAGACGTCCTCCTCGCCGTGGACGGCATCCCCTTCCAAAAGCCCCAGGACATTGAGAAGGTTAAGACGCCAGGCCCCCACACCCTCACCGTGCTCCGCCACGGGGAAGAGGTCCAACTCTCCCTCACCTGGGAGCCGGGGATGGAGCGGCTTGGGCTCGTCTACCAGCCGGAGGTGGCCTACCGCCGGGTGGGCTTTGGGGAGGGGCTTCTCCTGGCGGCAAGCCGCACCCTGGCCTTCGGCCCGGAGATGGTGCGGGCCCTGGTGGGGGGGCTTTTCGGGGTGCTTTCGGGCAACCCCAATAGCGGGGTCATGGGGCCGGTGGGCATCGTGGCGGAAACGGGACGGGCGGCCCAGGAGGGGCTTTTCCGCCTGGTGGAACTCATGGCGGCCATCAACCTCTCCCTGGCCCTCTTCAACCTCCTCCCCATCCCCGCCCTGGACGGGGGGCGGATCCTCCTCCTCTTCCTCGGCCGCCTCTTCCGCATCCGCCCCGAACAGGAGGCGGTGGTCCACTACCTGGGCTTCCTCTTCCTCATCCTCCTCGTTCTCTTGGTCACCTTCCAGGACCTGAGGCGGCTTCTGGGGGGCTGA
- the dxr gene encoding 1-deoxy-D-xylulose-5-phosphate reductoisomerase gives MKRVVILGSTGSIGRQALEVCRWRGYRVVGLAAGKNLETLSQQIAEWKPLLVAADESLHPELRAHFPGLKLATPEEVAALEAEVAVAAIPGLAGLAPTRVAAQTGKRIALANKEAMVAAGPLLWQEVEAARAEILPVDSEHSVLFQALLGERREDVAELILTASGGPFLRAPEDLSQVTPEMALNHPRWRMGPKVTVDSATLFNKGLEVLEAKELFRFPLEKIKVLVHPQAYVHGLVRFVDGNLKAALGPTDMRLFIQYALTYPERAETPLKDLPLPGVLEFLEPDLNRFPALKVAYEAGKRGGVAQVAVSAADEVAVEAFLAGRIPFTRIPEILARVLEATPSLPLTWENLFAVDAWAREEAKRWA, from the coding sequence ATGAAACGGGTAGTCATCCTGGGTTCCACGGGCTCCATCGGGCGGCAGGCCCTGGAGGTCTGCCGCTGGCGGGGCTATAGGGTGGTGGGCCTCGCCGCCGGGAAAAACCTGGAAACGCTCTCCCAACAGATCGCCGAGTGGAAGCCCCTCCTGGTGGCGGCGGACGAAAGCCTCCACCCCGAGCTTAGGGCGCACTTCCCCGGCCTAAAGCTCGCCACCCCCGAGGAGGTGGCCGCCCTGGAGGCGGAGGTGGCGGTGGCGGCCATCCCGGGCCTGGCGGGTCTTGCCCCCACCCGGGTGGCGGCCCAAACGGGCAAGCGCATCGCCCTCGCCAACAAGGAGGCCATGGTGGCGGCGGGCCCCCTCCTTTGGCAGGAGGTGGAGGCCGCTCGGGCGGAGATCCTCCCCGTGGATTCCGAGCACTCGGTCCTTTTCCAAGCCCTCCTCGGGGAAAGGCGGGAGGATGTGGCCGAACTCATCCTCACCGCAAGCGGGGGGCCTTTCCTAAGGGCCCCCGAGGATCTCTCCCAGGTGACCCCGGAGATGGCCCTGAACCACCCCCGCTGGCGGATGGGGCCCAAGGTCACCGTGGACTCCGCCACCCTCTTTAACAAGGGCCTCGAGGTCCTCGAGGCCAAGGAGCTCTTCCGCTTTCCCCTGGAGAAGATCAAGGTCCTCGTCCACCCCCAGGCCTACGTCCACGGCTTGGTGCGCTTCGTGGACGGGAACCTCAAAGCGGCCCTGGGCCCCACGGACATGCGGCTTTTCATCCAGTACGCCCTCACCTACCCCGAGCGGGCGGAAACCCCCTTAAAGGACCTCCCCCTCCCCGGGGTCCTGGAGTTCTTGGAGCCTGACCTGAACCGCTTCCCCGCCCTGAAGGTGGCCTACGAGGCGGGCAAGCGGGGCGGGGTCGCCCAGGTGGCGGTTTCCGCCGCCGACGAAGTGGCGGTGGAGGCCTTCTTGGCGGGCCGCATCCCCTTCACCCGCATCCCGGAGATCCTCGCCCGGGTCCTGGAAGCCACCCCCTCCCTTCCCCTAACATGGGAGAACCTCTTCGCCGTGGACGCTTGGGCCCGGGAAGAGGCCAAGAGGTGGGCATGA
- a CDS encoding phosphatidate cytidylyltransferase has translation MTGREDLPTRVVSALVGAALLLFVLWAGVVLILPTLVLVLLLGALELKEMLARRGIRLNLPLLLVGGVGVYLFSLPTLYWHFPQVPWREVALGLFLMASFSYELLKGADIPRFAFTLFAFLYLPWSLGYVLLLRETPDGTLGLWTLSLPIVASFATDIGAYFAGRAFGRRKLAPEISPGKTLEGSLGGILVSFLALVAYTGWVREVFPFGLLELWLFSLLLSLAAQLGDLAESMLKRFAGVKDSGRFLPGHGGLLDRIDSLLFTFPLTYFLVVLFT, from the coding sequence ATGACGGGACGGGAGGACCTTCCCACCCGGGTGGTTTCCGCCCTGGTGGGGGCGGCGCTCCTCCTTTTCGTCCTCTGGGCCGGGGTGGTCCTGATCCTGCCCACCCTGGTCCTGGTCCTCCTTTTGGGGGCGCTGGAGCTCAAGGAGATGCTGGCCCGGCGGGGCATCCGCCTCAACCTCCCCCTTCTCCTCGTGGGGGGCGTGGGGGTCTACCTCTTTTCCCTGCCCACCCTCTACTGGCACTTCCCCCAGGTGCCCTGGCGGGAGGTAGCCCTGGGGCTTTTCCTCATGGCGAGCTTCAGCTACGAGCTCCTCAAGGGGGCGGACATCCCCCGCTTCGCCTTTACCCTCTTCGCCTTCCTCTACCTGCCTTGGAGCCTGGGCTACGTCCTCCTCCTGCGGGAAACCCCCGACGGCACGCTGGGGCTTTGGACCCTAAGCCTGCCCATCGTGGCCAGCTTCGCCACGGACATCGGGGCCTACTTCGCAGGCCGGGCCTTTGGCCGCCGGAAGCTCGCCCCCGAGATCAGCCCCGGGAAGACCCTCGAGGGCTCCCTAGGGGGCATATTGGTGAGCTTTCTGGCCCTGGTGGCCTACACCGGATGGGTGCGGGAGGTCTTCCCCTTCGGCCTTTTGGAGCTTTGGCTCTTTAGCCTCCTCCTCTCCCTGGCGGCGCAACTCGGCGACCTGGCGGAGTCCATGCTCAAGCGCTTCGCCGGGGTGAAGGACTCCGGGCGCTTCCTGCCGGGGCACGGGGGGCTTTTGGACCGCATAGATAGCCTCCTTTTCACCTTCCCCCTCACCTACTTTCTGGTGGTGCTCTTCACATGA
- the frr gene encoding ribosome recycling factor: MTLKELYAETRSHMQKSLEALEHNLAGLRSGRANPALLLHLKVEYYGTHVPLNQIATVSAPDARTLVVQSWDQNALKAIEKAIRDSDLGLNPANKGDALYINIPPLTEERRKELVKAARHYAEEGRIAIRNIRREALEKLKKLAKDLHLSEDDTKRAEAEIQKITDEFIAKADELLEKKEQEILG, translated from the coding sequence ATGACCCTGAAGGAGCTGTACGCAGAAACCCGAAGCCACATGCAAAAGAGCCTCGAGGCCCTGGAGCACAACCTGGCGGGCCTGCGCTCGGGGCGGGCCAACCCCGCCCTGCTCCTCCACCTCAAGGTGGAGTACTACGGCACCCACGTTCCCCTCAACCAGATCGCCACCGTCAGCGCCCCAGATGCCCGGACCCTGGTGGTCCAGTCCTGGGACCAGAACGCCCTAAAGGCCATTGAGAAGGCCATCCGCGACTCCGACCTGGGCCTGAACCCCGCCAACAAGGGGGATGCCCTCTACATCAACATCCCTCCCCTCACGGAGGAAAGGCGCAAGGAGCTGGTCAAGGCGGCCCGCCACTACGCCGAGGAGGGCCGGATAGCCATCCGCAACATCCGCCGGGAGGCCCTGGAGAAGCTCAAGAAGCTGGCCAAGGACCTCCACCTCTCCGAGGACGACACCAAGCGGGCCGAGGCGGAGATCCAGAAGATCACGGACGAGTTCATCGCCAAGGCGGACGAGCTTTTGGAAAAGAAGGAGCAGGAGATCCTGGGCTAG